In Rhodovulum sulfidophilum DSM 1374, the following are encoded in one genomic region:
- the nusB gene encoding transcription antitermination factor NusB, translated as MTGAHKSNRNQMRSAARLYAVQALFQMEQSGQNVDTVRREFETWRFGVGYEDGEELAEGDVELFRATLEGAVSWQAKIDQMTDRALVAKWPIARIDPTLRALFRAAGAEMVAAKAPPKVVITEYVDVAKAFFPEGREPKFVNAVLDHMAREARPEAF; from the coding sequence ATGACCGGGGCCCACAAATCCAACCGCAACCAGATGCGGTCCGCCGCCCGGCTTTACGCGGTGCAGGCGCTGTTCCAGATGGAGCAGTCGGGCCAGAACGTCGATACCGTGCGGCGCGAATTCGAGACCTGGCGCTTCGGGGTCGGCTACGAGGATGGCGAAGAACTGGCCGAGGGCGATGTCGAGCTGTTTCGCGCGACGCTGGAAGGCGCGGTCAGTTGGCAGGCGAAAATCGACCAGATGACTGACCGTGCGCTGGTGGCGAAATGGCCGATCGCCCGGATCGACCCGACGTTGAGGGCGCTGTTCCGCGCCGCCGGGGCCGAGATGGTCGCGGCGAAGGCGCCGCCGAAGGTGGTGATCACCGAATATGTCGATGTCGCCAAGGCATTCTTTCCCGAGGGGCGCGAGCCCAAATTCGTGAATGCCGTGCTCGATCACATGGCCCGCGAGGCGCGGCCCGAGGCGTTCTGA
- a CDS encoding 6,7-dimethyl-8-ribityllumazine synthase, whose protein sequence is MAEQDPHHALELPAFDRPAKLLVVVAPFYRDIADMLIAGAVATLDAAGVAHELVEMPGALEIPSAIALAHRLSNYDGYVALGCVIRGETTHYETVCNDSSRGLTLLGLQGALIGNGILTVEDRDQALRRADPADMDKGGGAAAAALHLIALARRWSGETKGVGFRPSGGIQIAEGSDRA, encoded by the coding sequence ATGGCCGAACAGGATCCGCATCACGCGCTGGAGCTGCCCGCCTTCGACCGGCCTGCGAAGCTGCTGGTCGTCGTCGCGCCCTTCTACCGCGACATTGCCGACATGCTGATCGCCGGGGCGGTCGCGACGCTCGATGCCGCCGGTGTCGCGCATGAGCTGGTCGAGATGCCCGGCGCGCTCGAGATCCCCAGCGCCATCGCGCTGGCGCACCGGCTGTCGAACTATGACGGCTATGTCGCGCTGGGCTGCGTGATCCGGGGCGAGACCACCCATTACGAGACCGTCTGCAATGACAGCTCGCGCGGGCTGACGCTCTTGGGGCTGCAGGGCGCGCTGATCGGCAATGGCATCCTGACGGTCGAGGACCGCGACCAGGCGCTGCGCCGGGCCGATCCGGCCGACATGGACAAGGGCGGCGGTGCGGCCGCTGCGGCGCTGCATCTGATCGCGCTGGCCCGGCGCTGGAGCGGCGAGACCAAGGGCGTCGGCTTCCGGCCTTCGGGCGGGATCCAGATCGCCGAGGGGAGCGACCGCGCATGA
- the ribB gene encoding 3,4-dihydroxy-2-butanone-4-phosphate synthase, with translation MHDIGEPNYQDAISPIEEIIEDARNGRMFILVDHEDRENEGDLVIPAQMATPEAINFMATHGRGLICLTLTGERIDALGLPLMASQNSSRHETAFTTSIEAREGVTTGISAHDRARTVAVAIDAGKGAADIATPGHIFPLRARDGGVLVRAGHTEAAVDVSRLAGLNPAGVICEIMNEDGTMARLPDLVAFAQRHNLRIGTISDLIAYRRRHDNLVNERDVRHVTSAHGGDWVMRIFTDETQGAEHVVLTKGDISTEAPVLVRMHALDPLQDVLGLGPHPAGELATAMEMIAAEGRGVVVLLRDTTMKLVLDGAASPQTLRQYGLGAQILAALGLHRLVLLTNSPLPRVVGLDAYGLSIEGTRSIAMEG, from the coding sequence ATGCACGATATCGGCGAGCCAAATTATCAGGACGCGATTTCCCCGATCGAGGAAATCATCGAGGATGCGCGCAACGGGCGCATGTTCATCCTGGTCGATCACGAGGATCGCGAGAACGAGGGCGATCTGGTGATACCGGCCCAGATGGCCACGCCCGAGGCGATCAATTTCATGGCGACCCATGGACGGGGCCTGATCTGCCTGACGCTGACCGGCGAGCGGATCGATGCGCTGGGCCTGCCGCTGATGGCCTCGCAGAATTCCTCGCGGCACGAGACCGCCTTCACCACCTCGATCGAGGCGCGCGAGGGCGTGACCACCGGCATTTCCGCCCATGACCGGGCCCGCACCGTGGCCGTCGCCATCGACGCGGGCAAGGGCGCGGCCGATATCGCGACGCCGGGCCATATCTTCCCGCTGCGCGCCCGCGACGGGGGCGTCCTGGTCCGCGCGGGCCATACCGAGGCCGCCGTCGATGTGTCGCGGCTGGCCGGGCTCAACCCCGCGGGCGTGATCTGCGAGATCATGAACGAGGATGGCACCATGGCGCGGCTGCCCGATCTGGTGGCCTTCGCCCAGCGTCACAATCTCCGGATCGGCACCATCTCGGATCTGATCGCCTATCGCCGCCGTCACGACAATCTGGTGAACGAGCGCGACGTGCGCCATGTCACCTCGGCCCATGGCGGCGACTGGGTGATGCGGATCTTCACCGACGAGACCCAGGGCGCCGAACATGTGGTGCTGACCAAGGGCGACATCTCGACCGAGGCGCCGGTGCTGGTGCGCATGCATGCGCTCGACCCGCTGCAGGACGTGCTGGGCCTCGGTCCGCATCCGGCGGGCGAGCTTGCCACCGCGATGGAGATGATCGCGGCCGAGGGCCGGGGCGTCGTCGTGCTGCTGCGCGACACCACGATGAAGCTTGTCCTCGACGGTGCGGCCTCGCCGCAGACCCTGCGCCAATACGGGCTGGGTGCCCAGATCCTGGCCGCGCTCGGCCTGCACCGGCTGGTGCTTCTGACCAATTCGCCGCTGCCCCGCGTGGTGGGGCTCGACGCGTACGGGCTCTCGATCGAGGGCACCCGCAGCATCGCAATGGAGGGCTGA
- a CDS encoding riboflavin synthase, with amino-acid sequence MFTGIITDIGTVRALTMKGDLTARIGCAYAAESIDIGASIACNGVCLTVTDRGTSGDGAWFDVSISAETVSKTNIAGWAEWGRINLERALKVGDELGGHIVSGHVDGVAEIVAMAEEGDSTRMTFEAPEALARFIAPKGSVALNGTSLTVNEVDGPRFGINFIPHTKEATTWGLVRVGDRINLEIDTMARYVARLREYDAA; translated from the coding sequence ATGTTCACCGGCATCATCACCGATATCGGAACCGTTCGCGCGCTGACGATGAAGGGCGATCTGACCGCCCGGATCGGCTGCGCCTATGCCGCCGAAAGCATCGATATCGGCGCCTCGATCGCCTGCAATGGCGTCTGCCTGACCGTGACCGACCGCGGCACGTCCGGGGATGGCGCCTGGTTCGACGTCTCGATCTCGGCCGAGACCGTCTCGAAGACCAATATCGCGGGCTGGGCCGAGTGGGGGCGGATCAATCTAGAACGCGCGCTCAAGGTGGGCGACGAGCTTGGCGGTCATATCGTCTCGGGCCATGTCGACGGGGTGGCCGAGATCGTGGCCATGGCCGAGGAGGGCGACAGCACCCGGATGACCTTCGAGGCGCCCGAGGCGCTGGCGCGTTTCATCGCGCCCAAGGGCTCGGTCGCGCTGAACGGCACCTCGTTGACCGTGAACGAGGTCGATGGTCCGCGCTTCGGGATAAACTTCATCCCGCATACCAAGGAGGCCACCACCTGGGGGCTGGTGCGGGTCGGCGACCGGATCAACCTCGAGATCGATACGATGGCACGCTATGTCGCGCGGCTCAGGGAGTATGACGCGGCCTGA